In Panicum virgatum strain AP13 chromosome 5K, P.virgatum_v5, whole genome shotgun sequence, the genomic window AGATAAATCTTCAAACTTAACACGAAGAACGAACAAAAAATGTCACGTTAGAGAAGTACCAAAATATGGAAACAATACCTTAATTATATCTTTCAAAATGTTAAAAAAGAAGAAACGGCTGTTCTAATTCTGAAGAAAATTTTGCTGATATTTTTCATCTTAAATTTAGACTAAACAGATATTTGACATGAAATATACGTAAAGgcacacaatttttttttgtgtttttcttttgcGAGAGTAAAAGAAAAACTCTATTGCAAAAGGTTGAGTGACCTCATAGCATCCACCAAAAAATTGCTCTTATGACATAATGAAATAGAATATGCATGGTTAATAATTTTACCCTTGCGGCAGCCTTGGGAGGGTATTTTCCTCTAAGCCTTGGATCTATACATTGTTGCACTTGCACCTCACCAAGCCCTGGCATAGCCTGCATGTCAATACCATAAATAGTTCAGGTGCTGCATCATCTTCCAATGAGACTATGCCTCTGGCTTCAAATTTACATACCCCAATCATGAGCCTATTCTAGGGATGTCCTGATATGCGACAGGTTAAAAGCTCCAACAGCACAATCCCAAAGCTATATACATCATTCTCCCTGGTAAACTCTCCTGTTGCTTTACACCTAATAGAATCAAGAAGGATGCAGTAAGCATGAGAGTATATGCCATCTCTGATCCCAACTCCCAAGCCTAGTGGAAGATTATGAAAGCACTGGGATATTAAGTTCCATACTCGGGTGCATCATAAACATTATGGGAAGGATGAACACAATCCAAAATAAGATCATCCAAGTAACCGGGGCGATTTTTGGAGATACGGAGGTCTGCAATCTTTGCAACATCATTATTGAACAGGAAAATGTTGCTCGACTTGATATCACTGTGAATGATGCAAGGCTCTATCTTATGATGGAGGAACTCAATCTCCTGCGCAGCACTTAAGGCAATCTTGACTCGTTGGGTCCACGACAGAACTCGCCCAGGTCGGGTTCCTGTGACACCATTTTCCCCTTTGATCATGAACAAGAAGAATTTCAAATTCGCTTGCAAGTCTATCCATCTATGATAGAATGCAAATAGTTGACATGTGTTTGCCAGATGCTAAGGAAAAAAGAGCACTGTGCTAGCAATCCTCACCAAAAAGGCAAAAACTGTGCCCAAATTTTGCTGGGTTCCTGAGCCTAAAACTTTGTTCCACTAATGATTAATTAAGGCATAGAAAATGTTTGAATTGTAGTTCTTTGAAGAGGAGTCCTAAACCAAAAGGAAGTAACTAATGTACAGCAAAACACAAAGGTCACCGTATAACATCTCTACATGTCTCACGCCATTGCGTGCTGATGAGAGAATACCCATAGAAGCTTTCATGAAGCATACCTGAATGCATGAAGCAAAAGGGAAACAAAGAGGATCCAGAAATAAAATGTTCACTAGTATCACTGTAGAAGGAGTCCTAGGCGGGGACTTGTAAACAttcatgaatatataatattaGTTCAAACTTAGCTTAACACAATGTCAAAAATATAGTTGATACAACATATCTACATTTTTTATGTTGTTCTGCTCATGAAGAATAATAGCTAGCTGTTTTTCATGAAGCATGCCAGAATGCACCAAGCAACAGACTTTGGAATAGTATGTGGAAGTCGTCCAGCATTTCAATGTTCGTTACCTAGAAGAATATCATGCAAGGAGCCCCTTGATGAATACTCATAAATTACTGCACGGACGTTCCCATCAACACAGTAGCCGAGAAGTTGGACAACGTTATCATGCTTCACTCTTGAAACTGCCTGAACCTGCAACAAAAGACGAATACGGAAAACAGTTCTTCCTGCGGCAGAAGTGCTAGCTGACGCAGATTGTAGATTAAAAGGCAAGGTAGGCAGCCACCGACCTGATGTACGAACTCGTCATCAGGCTTAGAAAAAAAGCCGTCAAGGTTCTTCACCACAGAATTCTGGCCGAGTTTCTTCACTGCAGATTTTCGGCCATCTTTCATCTCTCCAAGAAAAACTTTAGCATGTGAGCCCTCTCCTATTAGAGTATCATCACTGAAGTTCCTTGTTATTTCCCTTAGTTCAGCGAGGGAAATATTCAATACAGGAGTAGGTGGGTTTTTGGTTGTGGGGTCAACAGGAATAGAAGCAGTTTGTTGCTCAGGTAAGCAGTTGTTACCTGCATTGGGGAAAATTGGAATACTGTTAAAAAAATCTAACATGCTTCACTACAAAGGTTTATGTGTTAGCACTTCGCAGAGCACAATACTATTTACAAGGTATACCATGGGCCAGATTACTACATCCCTTGGCATGTTCCATTTTACTCCAATGAAGTAAAACGTATTGTTTTTACATTTGGATTTC contains:
- the LOC120709749 gene encoding pto-interacting protein 1-like encodes the protein MEHAKGCSNLAHGNNCLPEQQTASIPVDPTTKNPPTPVLNISLAELREITRNFSDDTLIGEGSHAKVFLGEMKDGRKSAVKKLGQNSVPDDEFVHQVQAVSRVKHDNVVQLLGYCVDGNVRAVIYEYSSRGSLHDILLGENGVTGTRPGRVLSWTQRVKIALSAAQEIEFLHHKIEPCIIHSDIKSSNIFLFNNDVAKIADLRISKNRPGYLDDLILDCVHPSHNVYDAPEYGT